In Pseudomonas sp. MTM4, one genomic interval encodes:
- a CDS encoding biotin-independent malonate decarboxylase subunit beta codes for MTDVSANTVARLLESRSFVELGARQRARALLDDGSFRELLDPFDRVTSPWLPKQGIVTQADDGVVVAKGSLDGQPAVIAAIEGAFQGGSMGEVGGAKIAGALELVVEDNRKGIPTRAVLLLETGGVRLQEANLGLAAIAEIQAAIVELREYQPVIGVVAGSVGCFGGMGIASGLCSYLIATREARIGLNGPQVIEQEAGLDEYDSRDRPFIWSLTGGEQRYASGLVDSYVADDTDAIRAELQRLFAQGKPAQARSRRHAWFLQRLADADTRTQLDAAAVRALYEGDAQ; via the coding sequence ATGACTGATGTGTCCGCTAACACCGTGGCCCGTTTACTCGAGTCGCGCAGCTTCGTCGAACTCGGTGCCCGCCAGCGTGCCCGCGCACTGCTGGACGACGGCAGCTTCCGCGAACTGCTCGATCCGTTCGATCGCGTCACCTCGCCCTGGCTGCCGAAGCAGGGCATCGTCACCCAGGCCGACGACGGCGTGGTGGTGGCCAAGGGCAGCCTCGACGGCCAGCCGGCGGTGATCGCCGCCATTGAAGGCGCGTTCCAGGGCGGCAGCATGGGCGAAGTCGGCGGCGCGAAAATCGCCGGCGCGCTGGAACTGGTCGTCGAAGACAACCGCAAGGGCATACCGACCCGCGCCGTACTGTTGCTGGAAACCGGCGGCGTGCGCCTTCAAGAAGCCAACCTCGGTTTGGCGGCCATCGCCGAGATCCAGGCGGCAATCGTCGAGCTGCGCGAATACCAGCCGGTGATCGGCGTGGTGGCGGGCTCGGTTGGTTGCTTCGGCGGCATGGGCATCGCCTCGGGGCTGTGCAGCTACCTGATCGCCACTCGCGAGGCGCGCATCGGCCTCAACGGCCCGCAGGTGATCGAGCAGGAGGCTGGCCTCGACGAGTACGATTCGCGCGATCGCCCCTTCATCTGGAGCTTGACCGGGGGCGAACAGCGCTACGCCAGTGGCCTGGTCGACAGCTATGTCGCCGACGACACCGACGCCATCCGTGCAGAACTGCAGCGTCTGTTTGCCCAGGGTAAACCCGCGCAAGCCCGTAGCCGCCGCCACGCCTGGTTCCTCCAGCGCCTGGCCGACGCCGATACCCGCACGCAACTCGACGCCGCCGCCGTGCGTGCCCTCTACGAAGGAGATGCCCAATGA
- a CDS encoding LysR substrate-binding domain-containing protein, translated as MQIDEELTLKKLEVFLAFMRSGNLSKAAAELNTSNVSVHRAIHSLESALRCPLFKHEGRNLIPLESAYVLEEKAQKLVQDVLETVRQTREAAGFSAERFKLGALYSLTVKTVPHLIMGLKLRRSELNIDLILGSNIDLFYKLKNMELDAILVSLNESVSNDPDCAQLPLFADDIFLAAPADSPFAQQPEVDLSDLRDATFITLTQGFATHQDGNRVFQQAGFEPKVAMQVNDIFTLLSMVNSGVGYALLPGRVGMVYESRVKLVPLQARYHLQQHIGVVFLKAKERDPNLLALLAECRMYSLKNPS; from the coding sequence ATGCAGATCGACGAAGAACTCACGCTGAAGAAGCTGGAAGTGTTTCTGGCATTCATGCGCAGCGGAAACCTGAGCAAAGCGGCGGCTGAGCTCAATACCAGCAATGTCAGCGTGCACCGCGCCATCCATTCGCTGGAAAGCGCCTTACGCTGTCCGCTGTTCAAGCATGAAGGGCGCAACCTGATTCCGCTGGAAAGCGCCTACGTACTCGAAGAAAAGGCCCAGAAGCTGGTGCAGGACGTGCTGGAGACGGTGCGCCAGACACGGGAGGCCGCAGGCTTCTCGGCTGAGCGTTTCAAGCTTGGCGCGCTCTACTCGCTGACGGTGAAAACCGTGCCGCATCTGATCATGGGCCTGAAACTGCGCCGCAGCGAACTCAACATCGACCTGATCCTAGGCTCCAATATCGATCTGTTCTACAAGCTGAAGAACATGGAGCTGGATGCCATTCTGGTATCGCTGAACGAGAGCGTCAGCAACGATCCGGACTGTGCGCAGTTGCCATTGTTCGCTGATGACATCTTTCTCGCCGCACCGGCCGATTCACCCTTCGCTCAGCAACCGGAGGTGGATCTGAGCGACTTGCGCGACGCGACCTTCATCACCCTCACCCAGGGCTTCGCTACCCATCAGGACGGCAACCGGGTGTTCCAGCAGGCAGGGTTCGAGCCGAAGGTGGCGATGCAGGTGAACGACATTTTCACCTTGCTGAGCATGGTCAATTCGGGAGTGGGTTATGCGCTGCTGCCGGGCCGGGTGGGGATGGTCTATGAATCCCGGGTCAAGCTGGTGCCGTTGCAGGCGCGCTATCACCTACAGCAGCACATCGGCGTGGTGTTTCTGAAGGCCAAGGAGCGCGACCCGAACCTGCTCGCGCTCCTCGCCGAATGCCGCATGTACAGTTTGAAGAACCCCAGCTGA
- a CDS encoding YqaA family protein, which translates to MVDLSAYFGLFFAAFAAATLVPAQSEAVLVGLLLGSDLSPATLLAVATFGNVLGSVANWLLGRYIERLRHRRWFPVSQRQLEKAQRSYHRYGRWSLLLSWVPIIGDPLTVVAGTLREPLWSFLLLVTLAKGGRYLLLAGVTLGWL; encoded by the coding sequence ATGGTCGATCTATCCGCCTACTTCGGCCTGTTCTTCGCAGCTTTCGCTGCCGCCACGCTTGTACCCGCGCAGTCGGAAGCCGTGCTGGTTGGGTTGCTGCTGGGTAGCGATCTCTCACCAGCGACACTGTTGGCAGTGGCTACGTTCGGCAACGTGCTGGGCTCGGTAGCCAATTGGCTGCTCGGTCGCTACATCGAGCGGCTGCGCCACAGGCGCTGGTTTCCGGTTAGCCAACGTCAGCTGGAAAAGGCTCAGCGCAGCTATCACCGTTACGGACGATGGTCGCTGTTGCTGAGCTGGGTGCCGATCATTGGCGATCCACTGACCGTCGTCGCTGGAACACTGCGCGAACCGCTCTGGAGTTTTTTGCTGCTGGTAACTCTGGCCAAGGGCGGCCGCTACCTGTTACTCGCTGGGGTCACGCTCGGCTGGCTGTAA
- a CDS encoding AbrB/MazE/SpoVT family DNA-binding domain-containing protein has protein sequence MRNHVVIEDWDGDGAIRLPDEVLQEMGVDVGDTLYVLEEFVGTTRCLVLSKSPRIPDRVDELVGHWESFGKDSAEINAKDE, from the coding sequence ATGCGAAATCATGTAGTGATTGAGGACTGGGATGGCGACGGTGCTATTCGCCTACCCGACGAAGTTCTGCAGGAAATGGGCGTCGACGTTGGGGACACGCTCTATGTGCTCGAGGAGTTCGTAGGCACTACTCGTTGCCTCGTGCTCAGTAAATCGCCGCGTATCCCTGATCGTGTAGATGAGCTGGTTGGCCATTGGGAGTCGTTTGGCAAAGACTCCGCCGAGATAAACGCCAAGGACGAGTGA
- the mdcE gene encoding biotin-independent malonate decarboxylase subunit gamma: protein MSRGLNWLQALAGGQAQAGYPASVKVVDGELAGRAARYIAVVPDAENPFPRARNGEVGLLEGWALGQAVDEVIEADRGKADKRVLVAVVDVPSQAYGRREEALGIHQALAGAVDGYARARLAGHPVVSLLVGKAMSGAFLAHGYQAQRIIALRDPGVMVHAMGKAAAARITLRSVEELEALAESVPPMAYDIDNYATLGLLWETLSVDNIEQPSAADLARVRDCLRKAVEDIGASTDLRSRLGAQNREASSRVREMLSEQW, encoded by the coding sequence ATGAGCCGTGGACTGAACTGGTTGCAAGCCCTGGCCGGTGGCCAGGCCCAGGCGGGCTACCCGGCCTCGGTGAAGGTAGTCGATGGCGAGCTGGCCGGCCGCGCAGCGCGCTACATCGCCGTGGTGCCGGATGCCGAAAACCCCTTCCCACGTGCCCGCAACGGCGAGGTCGGCCTGCTCGAAGGTTGGGCGCTGGGTCAGGCGGTCGACGAAGTCATCGAAGCCGATCGCGGCAAGGCTGACAAGCGCGTGCTGGTTGCCGTAGTCGATGTGCCGAGCCAGGCCTACGGCCGCCGCGAAGAAGCCTTGGGCATTCATCAGGCGCTGGCCGGCGCGGTGGACGGCTATGCCCGTGCGCGCCTGGCCGGACATCCGGTGGTCTCGCTGCTGGTCGGCAAGGCCATGTCCGGTGCCTTTCTAGCCCATGGCTACCAGGCCCAGCGGATCATCGCTCTGCGCGATCCCGGTGTGATGGTGCACGCCATGGGCAAGGCCGCTGCTGCGCGCATCACCCTGCGCAGCGTCGAGGAACTGGAAGCCCTCGCCGAATCGGTGCCGCCGATGGCCTACGACATCGATAACTACGCGACCCTCGGTCTGCTCTGGGAGACCCTCTCGGTGGACAACATCGAGCAGCCGTCCGCCGCCGATCTGGCGCGGGTGCGCGATTGCCTGCGCAAAGCCGTCGAGGATATTGGCGCCAGTACCGATCTGCGTAGCCGACTCGGCGCGCAGAATCGTGAGGCGTCATCGCGGGTCCGCGAGATGCTCAGCGAGCAGTGGTAA
- the madM gene encoding malonate transporter subunit MadM — protein MYESLMKVISGYGMISGFAIIGATMWLSYWLSDKLTKGRLHGSAVAILIGLLLSYIGGMVTGGQKGLVDIAMFSGIGLLGGAMLRDFAIVATGFGVSVEELKRAGFVGVLALFIGVFSSFVAGVGVAVAFGYTDAVSLTTIGTGAVTYIVGPVTGAAIGASSEVMALSIAAGLVKAILVMVATPFIAPLIGLNNPRSAVIFGGLIGTSSGVAGGLAATDPKLVPYGCLTAAFYTALGCLLGPSLLFFVMRGLLG, from the coding sequence ATGTACGAATCCCTCATGAAAGTGATCTCCGGCTACGGCATGATCAGCGGCTTCGCCATCATCGGCGCCACCATGTGGCTGTCCTACTGGCTCTCGGACAAGCTCACCAAGGGCCGCCTGCATGGCTCGGCAGTGGCCATTCTCATCGGCCTGTTGTTGTCCTATATCGGCGGCATGGTTACCGGTGGGCAGAAGGGGCTGGTGGATATCGCAATGTTCTCCGGCATCGGCCTTCTGGGCGGCGCGATGCTGCGTGACTTCGCCATCGTCGCCACGGGTTTCGGCGTCAGCGTCGAGGAGCTCAAGCGCGCTGGTTTCGTTGGCGTGCTGGCGTTGTTCATCGGAGTATTCTCTTCGTTCGTGGCGGGGGTCGGAGTGGCCGTGGCCTTCGGCTACACCGATGCAGTCAGCCTGACTACCATCGGTACTGGCGCGGTAACCTACATCGTCGGTCCGGTCACCGGTGCGGCGATCGGCGCCAGCTCCGAAGTGATGGCCCTTTCCATCGCGGCAGGCCTGGTCAAGGCCATCCTGGTGATGGTGGCGACGCCTTTCATCGCGCCGCTGATCGGCCTGAACAACCCTCGCTCGGCAGTGATATTCGGCGGCTTGATCGGTACCTCTAGCGGCGTTGCCGGCGGCCTTGCGGCAACCGACCCGAAACTGGTGCCTTATGGCTGTCTAACCGCAGCGTTCTATACCGCGCTGGGCTGCCTGCTCGGGCCTTCGCTACTGTTCTTCGTCATGCGAGGCCTGCTCGGCTGA
- a CDS encoding DNA methylase — protein sequence MAREISAKDLGIEIEKGEGELFKWFIASFLFGKRIQQDIAAEAYRVIVDKHKRDTPRKLCNCSRQELVSMLGEGRYVRYDESTAERLLKLCEKLNSVYGGKLGNIREQSESRNALEKRLAEFEGIGPKTVEIFMREAAKVWY from the coding sequence ATGGCACGCGAAATTAGCGCAAAAGACCTGGGTATCGAAATCGAGAAAGGCGAAGGCGAACTGTTCAAATGGTTCATCGCCAGCTTCCTGTTCGGCAAGCGCATCCAGCAGGATATCGCCGCTGAGGCCTATCGGGTGATCGTCGACAAACACAAGCGCGACACGCCGAGAAAGCTCTGCAACTGCAGCCGGCAGGAATTGGTAAGCATGCTCGGCGAAGGGCGCTATGTGCGTTACGACGAATCCACCGCCGAACGCCTGCTCAAGCTGTGCGAAAAGCTCAACAGCGTGTACGGCGGCAAGCTCGGCAACATCCGTGAGCAGAGCGAAAGCCGTAACGCACTAGAGAAGCGCCTGGCCGAGTTCGAGGGTATCGGGCCGAAGACGGTGGAAATTTTTATGCGCGAGGCGGCGAAGGTCTGGTACTGA
- a CDS encoding triphosphoribosyl-dephospho-CoA synthase, protein MSALIARQAQPTLAERLADLAVQALIDEADLSPKPGLVDRRGSGAHSDLHLGLMHASAQSLWPAFAAMADAARAEGRVSQPLREALGQLGREGEAEMLRVTGGVNTHRGAIWALGLLSAAAMLESGASAEWIAASAAALARLDDPAAPHNPDSHGARVCGRYGVLGAREQAQHGFPAVIEHGLPQLLASRHAGAGEQNARLDALLSIMSSLTDTCVLHRAGMEGLTRMQAGARAVLDAGGAASLAGRRKLRLLDRDMLALNASPGGAADLLAATLFLDRLAPHALAPTGSN, encoded by the coding sequence ATGAGTGCACTCATTGCAAGACAGGCGCAGCCGACACTGGCCGAGCGCCTGGCGGACCTGGCGGTGCAGGCGCTGATCGACGAGGCCGATCTGTCGCCTAAGCCGGGGCTGGTCGACCGTCGCGGTAGCGGCGCCCACAGCGACTTGCACCTGGGGCTGATGCACGCTTCGGCGCAATCGCTGTGGCCAGCGTTTGCCGCCATGGCCGATGCCGCACGAGCCGAGGGCCGGGTTAGCCAGCCGCTGCGCGAAGCACTTGGTCAACTGGGACGTGAAGGCGAAGCGGAAATGCTCCGCGTGACCGGCGGCGTAAACACCCATCGCGGCGCGATCTGGGCGCTGGGGCTGCTTAGCGCGGCGGCGATGCTGGAAAGCGGCGCCTCGGCCGAGTGGATCGCCGCCAGCGCGGCGGCCCTGGCGCGGCTGGACGATCCGGCTGCGCCGCATAACCCGGACAGCCATGGCGCGCGGGTCTGCGGTCGCTATGGCGTACTCGGCGCCCGCGAACAGGCGCAACACGGCTTTCCCGCCGTAATCGAGCACGGCCTGCCGCAGCTACTCGCCAGCCGTCATGCAGGAGCCGGTGAGCAGAACGCCCGTCTCGATGCGCTGTTGTCGATCATGAGCTCCCTGACCGACACCTGCGTGCTGCACCGCGCCGGTATGGAAGGGCTGACCCGCATGCAGGCCGGCGCCCGCGCCGTGCTCGATGCCGGTGGCGCCGCCAGCCTCGCCGGCCGCCGCAAGCTGCGCCTGCTCGACCGCGACATGCTCGCGCTTAACGCCTCGCCCGGTGGTGCCGCCGATCTACTGGCCGCCACTCTTTTCCTCGACCGCCTGGCGCCTCATGCGCTGGCGCCGACTGGGAGCAACTGA
- a CDS encoding malonate decarboxylase holo-ACP synthase yields MHSTPRPHDLLWGMRPEQLPADAPAWALAVLAAGQPVVVRRARVAPGLVAVGLRGTTRAQRLATVMPFEAIRHCLAPEQLVERRAREELPVFHALAGLRPLLDGLGHVWGVTGSAGFQLATGLHAAHPDSDLDLLLRAERPLPRSEARSLLQLLADHDCRIDLQLETPLGGVALREWAGSAARVLAKTEHGPRLVDDPWAEEVAA; encoded by the coding sequence ATGCACAGCACACCACGCCCCCACGACCTGCTCTGGGGCATGCGACCCGAGCAGCTGCCAGCCGACGCCCCGGCCTGGGCACTGGCCGTGCTGGCTGCTGGCCAGCCGGTTGTGGTGCGCCGTGCCCGCGTAGCGCCGGGGCTGGTGGCGGTTGGTCTGCGTGGGACCACGCGGGCGCAGCGTCTAGCGACCGTGATGCCGTTCGAGGCGATCCGTCATTGCCTGGCGCCCGAACAGCTGGTCGAGCGCCGCGCGCGCGAAGAGCTTCCGGTATTCCACGCCCTGGCAGGCCTGCGACCCTTGCTCGACGGCCTGGGCCACGTCTGGGGCGTCACCGGCTCGGCAGGCTTCCAGCTCGCCACCGGCTTGCACGCTGCTCATCCGGACAGCGATCTCGATCTGCTGCTGCGGGCCGAACGCCCGTTGCCACGCAGCGAGGCGCGTTCGCTGCTGCAGCTGCTGGCGGATCATGATTGCCGCATCGATCTTCAACTGGAAACGCCGCTCGGTGGCGTGGCACTGCGTGAGTGGGCCGGCAGCGCCGCACGAGTGCTGGCCAAGACCGAGCATGGACCGCGCCTGGTTGACGACCCCTGGGCAGAGGAGGTCGCCGCATGA
- the madL gene encoding malonate transporter subunit MadL: MIIFGVAFLALCTLTGIFIGELLGKVIGVPANVGGVGIAMVLLILIGSYLKKRGLFNPESEQGIKFWSAVYIPIVVAMAAQQNVYGALSGGPMAILAGVAAVAVAFALVPVLDRIGRKKPEAEPAASVKPATSCVRG, from the coding sequence ATGATTATTTTCGGTGTGGCCTTCCTGGCCTTGTGTACCCTCACCGGTATCTTCATCGGCGAGCTGCTCGGCAAAGTGATCGGCGTGCCGGCCAACGTCGGCGGCGTTGGTATCGCCATGGTTTTGCTGATCCTGATCGGCAGTTATCTGAAAAAACGCGGCCTGTTCAATCCGGAATCGGAGCAGGGCATCAAGTTCTGGAGCGCCGTCTACATCCCGATCGTGGTCGCCATGGCCGCGCAACAGAACGTCTACGGCGCGCTCTCCGGCGGCCCAATGGCCATTCTCGCCGGTGTTGCCGCGGTGGCGGTGGCTTTTGCGCTGGTGCCGGTACTGGACCGGATCGGCAGAAAAAAGCCTGAAGCCGAGCCGGCCGCCTCGGTCAAGCCCGCCACCAGTTGCGTCCGGGGGTAA
- a CDS encoding malonate decarboxylase subunit delta, with translation METLSFEFAAGQPARGNALVGVVGSGDLEVLLEPGQAGKLAIQVVTSVNGAEQRWKSLLERMFREQTPPALNIDIHDFGATPGVVRLRLEQGLEEVGHD, from the coding sequence ATGGAAACCCTGTCTTTCGAATTCGCCGCCGGGCAACCCGCCCGCGGTAATGCCCTGGTCGGCGTGGTCGGCTCGGGCGATCTGGAAGTGCTGCTCGAACCCGGCCAGGCCGGCAAGTTGGCGATCCAGGTAGTCACCTCGGTCAATGGTGCCGAGCAACGCTGGAAGAGCCTGCTCGAGAGGATGTTCCGCGAGCAGACGCCGCCGGCATTGAACATCGATATTCACGATTTTGGGGCCACACCCGGCGTAGTGCGTCTGCGCCTGGAACAGGGACTGGAGGAGGTCGGCCATGACTGA
- the mdcH gene encoding malonate decarboxylase subunit epsilon, which produces MSNLFAFPGQGAQKPGMLHRLPCAPEVAATLAEASAVLGVDALMLDSAEALRSTRAVQLCLLIAGVAGARLLMRDGQRPDYVAGLSIGAYAAAVVAESLDYTDALRLVALRGELMQEAYPEGYGMTAILGLQLGTVEGLLAEATEPAYLANINADNQIVIAGSDAAMAAVAAQAKALGASCARRLAMSVPSHCALLEAPAQHLAEAFAKVNLRAPRLRYLSGSSARPVFDAERLRDDLAFNMCRVVDWHGTLRTAYERGVRLHIELPPGSVLTGLARRVFEQGTLIAFDGARLDTLDALLRQEGSQSR; this is translated from the coding sequence ATGAGCAACCTTTTCGCCTTTCCCGGCCAGGGCGCGCAGAAGCCCGGCATGCTCCATCGCCTGCCTTGCGCGCCGGAAGTTGCCGCTACTCTCGCAGAGGCAAGCGCAGTGCTCGGCGTAGATGCGCTGATGCTGGATTCGGCCGAAGCGCTGCGTTCGACCCGCGCCGTTCAGCTCTGCCTGCTGATCGCCGGCGTCGCCGGTGCGCGTCTGCTGATGCGCGACGGTCAGCGACCCGATTACGTTGCCGGACTATCCATCGGGGCCTATGCCGCGGCGGTTGTCGCCGAGTCGCTCGACTACACCGACGCCCTGCGCCTGGTGGCATTGCGCGGTGAGCTGATGCAGGAAGCCTACCCCGAAGGCTACGGCATGACGGCGATCCTCGGCCTCCAGCTCGGCACGGTAGAGGGCCTGCTGGCAGAAGCTACGGAGCCCGCCTACCTGGCGAATATCAACGCCGACAACCAGATCGTCATCGCCGGCAGCGACGCCGCCATGGCGGCGGTTGCCGCTCAGGCCAAGGCTCTCGGCGCCTCATGCGCGCGTCGCCTGGCGATGAGCGTGCCCTCGCACTGCGCCCTGCTGGAAGCGCCGGCGCAGCACCTGGCCGAAGCGTTTGCCAAGGTCAACCTGCGCGCTCCGCGGTTGCGTTATCTCAGCGGTTCGTCGGCGCGCCCGGTGTTCGATGCCGAGCGCCTGCGCGACGACCTCGCCTTCAACATGTGCCGCGTCGTCGACTGGCACGGCACCCTGCGCACTGCCTACGAGCGCGGTGTGCGGCTGCATATCGAACTGCCGCCCGGCTCCGTGCTCACCGGGCTGGCGCGACGGGTTTTCGAACAGGGTACGCTGATCGCTTTCGACGGCGCTCGGTTGGACACACTGGACGCCTTGCTGCGTCAGGAGGGCAGCCAGAGCCGATAG
- the mdcA gene encoding malonate decarboxylase subunit alpha yields the protein MTTTISPPPQWSRRRAEKARRLDQMRSLADGVVLPSDKIVAALEVLIAPGDRVVLEGNNQKQADFLSRSLAQVDPGKLHDLHMIMPSVSRAEHLDLFERQIARKLDFSFAGPQSLRISQLLEDGLLEVGAIHTYIELYSRLLVDLIPNVALVAGFQADRHGNIYTGPSTEDTPALVEPTAFSDGIVIFQVNEIVDELPRVDIPASWVDFVVVADKPFYIEPLFTRDPRHIKPVHVLMAMMAIRGIYEKHSVQSLNHGIGFNTAAIELILPTYGESLGLKGKICRNWTLNPHPTLIPAIETGWVESVHCFGTELGMENYIAHRPDVFFTGRDGSMRSNRMMCQLAGQYAVDLFIGATLQVDGDGHSSTVTRGRLAGFGGAPNMGHDPRGRRHPTPAWLDMAMPGGEASVTMLERGKKLVVQMVETFQEGGKPTFVEQLDAVEVAKKSGMPLAPIMIYGDDVTHLLTEEGIAYLYKARSLEERQAMIAAVAGVTSIGLRHNPKDTERMRREGLIALPEDLGIRRNDATRELLAAKSIAELVDWSGGLYNPPAKFRSW from the coding sequence ATGACAACAACAATATCCCCACCGCCGCAGTGGTCGCGTCGTCGCGCTGAAAAAGCCCGGCGTCTAGACCAGATGCGCAGCCTCGCCGACGGCGTGGTGCTGCCCAGCGACAAGATCGTCGCGGCGCTCGAAGTTCTGATCGCACCCGGTGATCGCGTGGTGCTGGAGGGCAACAACCAGAAGCAGGCGGATTTCCTCTCGCGCTCGCTGGCTCAGGTCGATCCCGGCAAGCTGCATGACCTGCACATGATCATGCCGAGCGTCAGCCGCGCCGAGCACCTGGACCTGTTCGAACGGCAGATTGCGCGCAAGTTGGACTTCTCCTTCGCCGGCCCCCAGAGCTTGCGCATCAGCCAGCTACTCGAAGACGGCTTGCTCGAAGTCGGTGCCATCCACACCTACATCGAACTCTATTCGCGCCTCTTGGTGGACCTGATCCCCAACGTCGCGCTGGTGGCCGGCTTCCAGGCCGACCGCCACGGCAACATCTACACCGGCCCGAGCACCGAAGACACTCCCGCACTGGTCGAGCCGACCGCGTTCAGCGATGGCATCGTCATCTTTCAGGTCAACGAGATCGTCGACGAGCTGCCGCGCGTGGACATCCCGGCGAGCTGGGTCGACTTCGTCGTCGTCGCCGACAAGCCGTTCTATATCGAGCCGCTGTTCACCCGCGACCCGCGCCACATCAAGCCGGTGCACGTGCTGATGGCGATGATGGCGATCCGCGGCATCTACGAAAAACACAGCGTGCAGTCGCTCAACCACGGCATCGGTTTCAACACCGCCGCCATCGAGTTGATCCTGCCGACCTACGGCGAATCGCTGGGCCTGAAAGGCAAAATCTGCCGCAACTGGACGCTCAACCCGCACCCGACGCTGATCCCGGCGATCGAGACCGGCTGGGTCGAGAGCGTGCATTGCTTCGGCACCGAATTGGGCATGGAAAATTACATCGCTCATCGCCCGGACGTATTTTTCACCGGTCGCGACGGCTCCATGCGTTCGAACCGCATGATGTGTCAGTTGGCCGGGCAGTACGCCGTGGACCTGTTTATCGGCGCCACGCTGCAAGTCGATGGCGACGGCCATTCCTCCACCGTTACCCGTGGCCGCCTGGCCGGCTTCGGCGGGGCACCGAACATGGGCCACGATCCGCGCGGCCGTCGCCATCCGACACCGGCCTGGCTCGACATGGCCATGCCCGGCGGCGAAGCCTCAGTGACCATGCTCGAGCGCGGCAAGAAGCTCGTCGTGCAGATGGTCGAAACGTTCCAGGAAGGCGGCAAACCCACCTTCGTCGAGCAGCTCGATGCGGTGGAAGTGGCGAAGAAGAGCGGCATGCCGCTGGCGCCGATCATGATCTACGGCGACGACGTCACCCATTTGCTCACCGAGGAAGGCATCGCCTACCTATACAAGGCGCGCTCGCTGGAAGAGCGCCAGGCGATGATCGCCGCAGTGGCGGGCGTCACCAGCATCGGTCTGCGGCACAACCCGAAAGACACCGAGCGCATGCGCCGTGAAGGGCTGATCGCGCTGCCGGAAGACCTCGGCATTCGCCGTAACGACGCAACGCGCGAGCTGCTGGCGGCAAAGAGCATTGCCGAACTGGTCGACTGGTCCGGCGGCCTCTACAACCCGCCTGCCAAGTTCAGGAGCTGGTGA
- a CDS encoding VOC family protein, translating into MQPRITVITLGVEDLEASLQFYRDGLGFASEGIIGEAFEYGAVVFIHLQPGLRLALWPRSSIAHDSGLELGPASSTEMTLGHNVASKADVDAVMAIAETAGAVIVKPPHETFWGGYSGYFKDPDGHLWEIVWNPQLLD; encoded by the coding sequence ATGCAGCCACGAATCACCGTCATCACCCTCGGGGTCGAGGATCTCGAGGCGTCGTTGCAGTTCTACCGCGACGGCCTCGGCTTCGCGAGCGAAGGCATCATCGGTGAGGCCTTCGAGTACGGTGCGGTAGTGTTCATCCATCTGCAACCCGGCCTGCGCCTGGCGCTCTGGCCGCGTAGCAGCATCGCTCATGACTCGGGGCTGGAGCTCGGTCCGGCCAGTTCGACAGAGATGACGTTGGGCCACAACGTGGCGTCGAAAGCCGACGTCGATGCCGTCATGGCGATAGCCGAGACGGCCGGAGCCGTCATCGTCAAGCCGCCACACGAGACGTTCTGGGGCGGTTATTCAGGCTATTTCAAGGACCCGGACGGGCACCTCTGGGAAATCGTATGGAACCCGCAGCTCCTGGACTGA
- a CDS encoding PH domain-containing protein, whose amino-acid sequence MIDFNNKGFFKLKQNDEYAERVSSLLLDGEQVVDAYKSMRDGVVFTTKRIIAVNVQGLTGSKKDFTSLPYKNIVAYSVETSGTFDLDSELEIYFSSLGKVRFEFTGKASVVEISRHISRHLL is encoded by the coding sequence ATGATCGACTTCAATAACAAAGGCTTTTTCAAGCTGAAGCAGAACGACGAGTATGCGGAGCGGGTCAGCTCCCTTCTGCTGGACGGCGAGCAAGTGGTCGACGCGTACAAATCGATGCGCGACGGCGTGGTGTTCACGACCAAGCGAATCATCGCGGTAAACGTGCAAGGCCTCACCGGTAGCAAAAAGGACTTTACCTCCCTGCCCTACAAGAACATCGTCGCCTATTCGGTGGAAACGTCCGGAACCTTCGATCTGGATTCGGAGCTGGAAATCTACTTTTCATCGTTGGGCAAGGTTAGGTTCGAATTCACCGGCAAGGCTTCGGTCGTTGAGATATCCAGGCACATATCCAGGCATCTACTCTGA